AAGTGTTTGGTACTCtggaattaaaatataaatgaaaataaccCTAGGCAGTAACTTGAGTTCCTTCATATGCTACTTAAAGGATGACAAAGAGCTATAAAATGATCAGGGAATAGCCTCAACAGGCAGGTTTTCTTCCAATCTCCATCCCTTTTCTTTTGCTACAGATAACTTCTGGCCCCATCACACCATGTctcctgcagagagaaaaatccCCTCTGTTGCCACTGCAAAAGGCAGAATTCAGAGTGGTTTATTGTGGACTTTTCTGCCAATACATGTCCAAGGCAAATGTTTACAGGAGAAACAGTTTTCTGCAATGGATGGATTAATTTGATTATAGGTTTGAAACTCCTTTCTCAACTTGGTCCTAAACCACATAAGTCACTGTGAATGGCAATGGAAGCACAGGTTGGCCATATTCTGTATTCTCACCACTTACACATAAAATCCTACTGCAGATGTCCTGCAGTCTCTGTACAGACAGTAGACTCTCCTCTCACTGACGGTGTCACTGGCTGGCCTTGTGTCCCCATACCTATCTCCTAAGCTTACCTTTTAGGGGCTCTCACACCACCAAGAGGGGTCTAGTCTGCCTCTggaagcacagggagctggaggaCTTGGGATCATAACACTTTGGGaataatgaaacaaaaatgttAAAACTAAAGACATTTGTAACTATCAATCAGGTATCTGTGTATTTGTAAATGAAAGAGAAGAGCCACTGATTTGTTACCACATGCAGTATTTAATTATTGCTGTGACACTAAGGTATGCTAAGGTTCACCTGAACTAACTGGTACTTGTCTAAAGAGTTCCTGGGAATTGGGCATGGGTGCATTTGAAGCAGGGTTTGAAAAACCCAGTTTTCCACAGAGAATGACAGCACTTCCCTCTCCCTGTCTGGAAACCAAGAACCTGTCAGACTGCTGGTGCAGATTCTCCAGCTCTGGTCTCTCATCATAGGTAGACTCAGGTTAGGATTTCAGCTGTTCTAGGCCAATCATCTTCCACGTGACAGAAGTTGTGGTTTGATTTTGTCTCTTTTGGTCGCCTTTTTGAGGAATCACCTGATTTGTTGTGGGACTGagcgtttccctggcaaaatcCAGGGTCCCTGCCAGTCTCTGCTGTTGAAGACCGAGTACACCAGGGCGCGGGGCTGTCACACGGCCGAGGAAGCCTCCCGGGGCAGTTTCAGTGACCGCGGGAGATTCACCCTGACTCACTGGGATGACAACATCAGCTGTCACAAATATGAAGAGAATCATGTAGCAGAACAGCATTGACATCCATTTCATAACTTGCTGTCTTTAATGAAACTGGATAATTATAGCTAAGTGCTGGCTATGCCACCGCTGATATTTGTGTTTTACATCGATCTCGCTGAGCAGGCGTCGCCCTCTCCGAGGAGGCGGCGCTCACCGCTGCCCCCAGGCACAGAAAGGCGCCTCTCAAACAGGCTCCCCCTGCCCGAGTGGTACGGCCGCGCCTCCCTCCCCCCTCCCGTGGCGCCCGGTGGTTGCTGCTGACGGCGGCGCCTGCGCAGAGAGcgcccggcggcggcgggcggtgCTGAGGGACCGGCGGGTCGAGCCGGGTCGGGGCCTCCCAGGCGGGTCGGACCGGGCCGGGAGTTCCTGGGGGAACGGGCAGGGCAGTCCCGGAGCCGGGAAGGGCCGTCCCGTCACTGCGGGCAGCGCTGTGGGTGAGGAGCGGGGTTTGTGCGTCGGGGCCGGTCCCCAGGTGTGCGTGAGGGGCTCGGCGGCCCCGGGGGCTCGGGAGGGTTGCCAGGGGCGTCGGTGCCGTGTCTGTGCGGGGCCGGAGGAGCTGGCACGGCCCGGCTAGAGCCAGGGCTTGCCGCAGTGGGTCGCGCTGTTCAGGGCCTGGTCCTGCTGTGGGGTTGGTGTGTTTTGCCCTGGTTTTCCCCGAGGAGACTGGGGAGGTTGCTGGGACTTGGAGTTGGTCTCTCCAGCTGTGGTGCCGTGGGGTGAGGAAGGGCCTTCGGGGCTCCCGGCCATGCCCTCCTTGTAGCGGGGCACCTGCGGGCAAGGGGCAGGGCGAGTAGGGCAGCACGGGCACGGTGGTGGTGGCATTTGCTGCCTGCTGAAGCACGGCGGGAGCTTCTCGCCCTGCCCTCGGTGGTCTTTGTGGCCTTTTCGCTTGCGATCACCTGAGTCCAAACGCACAGTGGTGCTCAGCACTCACAGGCTGCGGCGGGGGTGGTGGTCGTGCTCATATCACCTATATGGTTCATAAAACGAGCTGGAGTTCAAATATTTCAGTATTATCtggcttccccccccccccctcaaGCCTTTGTTTTTGAACTACGGTGTGTTCAGGACGTTCCAGACAACTTGAGGCACTTAATGCTGAGCTGTTCAGCTAATTACACTGATGTTGCTAATAATATGTAAGAGTGTTGCTTGTCTGAATTCCACAccctttttccatttttgatttattttttttttttagaaagagGCTTAATGTTCAGAAACTGATTGCAGAGTCTTGTTTTGAGCCATGATCACTACAGCCCCTTTTTGGTGTAAGTGGTCCCCCTTACTGCATTagttttctgtggttttataTCCTGGATCTGTATTTGAGATTCTGAATTGCACCCAAAGCTATGGCAAATGCTGTAAAATCAGTGTGGGAAAAGCAGGGGAGTAGGACAATAACTGTGCAATGCTGTTGAAATAAAAGTTTCATAAGTAACAAAACAGGGTTTGCttcttgtattttcttttcctctttcttgccTTTCTACTTGACCCTCTTCTGCTTTTGCTTCAGTGCATTACTTTGAACTAGTAGGGACTTCACGGGCCAGTTGGGAATCTTGTTGCTTATGTTTTTTTATCTGTCTACCTGTGTTTGGGATGACTGTGCCTAATAGCAGCAGGACCAAAGTCATAACTGCAGTGGATGTGAGCCCTCTATGGTTTTGAGTCTATATATATGAGCGTActtaaaaattcattaaatttttttatcCTTGTTCCAGATGGAAGAGTTCATGCTTACTGGTTTGCATAATAGCAGAGGCTAAATAGGCATGAAGGAGACTATAGTGGGGATGAGAAGTGTCCAAAGAGAAGAAATGAATCCTACAAATGATGATCCAGTGTTTGGGACTATTTTTGACTGGGACTATCTCTTATGGGAAATTCGTTTGACATTTTTAGTTGCTGGTTTTTTAATCTATTTGGGAGTATTTCTTCTGTCTCACTGGTTGTCTTCCTGGAGAAGTACCACTTACTGTGCCTTGTCTGCAAAGGAGAAGGTGTTCTGGAATATGGCAGTCACACGTGGTGTCTTTGGACTTCAGAGTTGTGTTGCTGGGTTATGGGCTTTGCTCATAGATCCCGTTTTTCATGCTGACAAAGTCTATTCTCAGCAAAAGTGGAGTTGGTTTAACTGTTTAATAGCAGCTGGATTTTtcttgcttgaaaatgtagcaGTTCATGTGTCCAACATTATTTTTAGAACATTTGATGTTTTCTTAGTAGTTCACCATTTGCTTGCTTTTGGTGGCTTGGCTGGTTTAGTAATTAATGTGAAATCTGGACATTATCTGCCTTTGATGGGAATGTTACTGGAGATGAGTACTCCCTCAACGTGCATTTCCTGGATGCTTCTGAAGGTAAGAATGTGATAATTTTCAGATTATGTTTGTAACAGTTTTCATGTGTTTCACTTGTCCATAGATAATCTGTGTGGTTTGCTGGATAGGTTTTCATCAAAACTGCACTTATCCAGCTGATACCTGTGTGATTGTCATACCTGCTTTGTCATCATGGCACTTGTGCAGGCCTCCAGGTCGGtttgtgtgctgctgtgtgcacaGTGGGGTGGTATAGATCCATACCAAGTTTAAGA
This sequence is a window from Zonotrichia albicollis isolate bZonAlb1 chromosome 3, bZonAlb1.hap1, whole genome shotgun sequence. Protein-coding genes within it:
- the CLN8 gene encoding protein CLN8, producing MKETIVGMRSVQREEMNPTNDDPVFGTIFDWDYLLWEIRLTFLVAGFLIYLGVFLLSHWLSSWRSTTYCALSAKEKVFWNMAVTRGVFGLQSCVAGLWALLIDPVFHADKVYSQQKWSWFNCLIAAGFFLLENVAVHVSNIIFRTFDVFLVVHHLLAFGGLAGLVINVKSGHYLPLMGMLLEMSTPSTCISWMLLKAGRANTFFWKANQWVMIHLFHCRMILTYHMWWVCIFNWSSIVENLGLLHFIVLFSGLFAVTLILNPYWTYKKTQQLLSPTDWNFENKAVENGKLNGETHEKKRI